From the Theobroma cacao cultivar B97-61/B2 chromosome 2, Criollo_cocoa_genome_V2, whole genome shotgun sequence genome, one window contains:
- the LOC18609544 gene encoding ARM REPEAT PROTEIN INTERACTING WITH ABF2: MMGSAEEKRIEDELSYPIWLAERVRSAADEAGSLKAECGEVAKQVDRLSQMLRTLVRFTTSVQSLYERPIRRLISEVSKNLERALTLVRKCKRQSILRRVVRITSATEFRKVLNLLDASIGDMKWLMGVLDTENNGTSSGIFLSLPPIASNDPIISWVWSYIATVQMGELTDRIEAANNLASLAQDNDRNKKITVEEGGVPPLLKLLKESSSTEAQIAAANALFVLANEHERVRSIVDEMGVPIVVQVLGDSPMKVQIPVAKLVARMAEHDPVAQEDFARENVIRPLVTLLSFETFVEDSRTQMGKQSIHSIVQINKEMEKNSSIGSNSRNYSYRPYTNSYSNLHMEGSSRGGNHRKERENEKPEVKIQLKINGTEALWMLAKGSVSNSRRITETKGLLCLAKLVEKEQGELQYNCLMTIMEITAAAESNSDLRRAAFKTNSLAAKAVIDQLLRVIKELDSPTLQIPAIKSIGSLARTFPARETRVIGPLVTQLANKDQEVAMEAAIALQKFASPENFLCMDHSKSIIGFNGVPPLMRLLRSEMTQLHGVILLCYLAIHSGDNEALEQARVLTALEGADRTVVAQHPDLKELVSKAIYHLNLYHTGVHPQRQSYAP, encoded by the coding sequence ATGATGGGATCGGCGGAGGAGAAGCGTATCGAGGACGAGCTGTCCTATCCGATTTGGCTAGCGGAGCGAGTTCGCTCGGCGGCGGACGAAGCCGGGTCGCTTAAAGCCGAATGCGGGGAGGTTGCCAAGCAAGTGGATCGGCTTTCCCAAATGCTTCGAACCCTGGTCAGGTTCACCACCTCGGTTCAATCCCTCTACGAACGCCCTATTCGCCGGTTAATCTCCGAGGTTTCCAAAAACCTAGAGCGAGCCCTCACTTTAGTCCGAAAGTGCAAGCGGCAGAGCATCTTGCGTCGAGTTGTGAGAATCACGAGCGCCACCGAGTTCCGCAAAGTGTTAAACCTTCTAGACGCTTCCATCGGCGACATGAAATGGCTCATGGGCGTCCTCGACACCGAAAACAACGGGACTTCGAGTGGAATCTTCCTTTCCCTCCCTCCAATCGCCAGCAACGACCCGATTATTTCGTGGGTCTGGTCTTACATCGCAACTGTGCAAATGGGCGAATTAACCGATCGCATCGAAGCCGCCAACAACCTCGCTTCCCTCGCTCAAGACAACGAccgaaacaaaaaaataaccGTCGAAGAAGGCGGCGTCCCTCCTTTACTAAAACTTCTTAAAGAAAGCTCCTCAACGGAAGCGCAAATCGCGGCGGCTAATGCGCTTTTTGTTTTAGCAAATGAGCACGAAAGAGTTAGGAGTATTGTTGATGAAATGGGGGTTCCAATTGTGGTGCAAGTGTTGGGAGATTCTCCTATGAAGGTTCAAATTCCGGTAGCGAAATTGGTAGCGAGAATGGCGGAGCATGATCCGGTAGCGCAAGAGGATTTCGCCAGAGAGAATGTGATTAGGCCGTTGGTGACTTTGTTGTCATTTGAGACATTTGTGGAAGATTCTAGGACACAGATGGGTAAGCAAAGCATTCATTCTATAGTTCAGATTAATaaagaaatggagaaaaaTTCTTCGATTGGGTCGAATTCGAGGAATTACAGTTATCGACCCTATACCAATTCCTATTCTAATTTGCATATGGAAGGGAGTAGTAGGGGAGGGAATCATaggaaagaaagggaaaatgagaagCCTGAAGTGAAAATTCAGTTGAAAATTAATGGCACTGAAGCTTTGTGGATGCTTGCTAAAGGGAGTGTTTCTAATAGTAGGAGGATAACTGAGACAAAAGGACTGCTTTGCCTGGCTAAGTTGGTGGAGAAGGAGCAAGGCGAATTACAGTATAATTGTTTGATGACAATAATGGAGATCACAGCCGCTGCCGAATCCAATTCTGATCTTAGACGGGCAGCTTTTAAGACGAATTCACTTGCAGCTAAGGCTGTTATTGATCAGCTTTTGAGGGTGATCAAGGAATTGGATAGTCCTACATTGCAAATTCCTGCTATTAAATCAATTGGTTCATTAGCAAGGACTTTCCCAGCAAGGGAGACTCGAGTGATTGGTCCTTTGGTGACACAGCTAGCTAATAAGGATCAAGAAGTGGCAATGGAAGCTGCCATTGCCTTGCAGAAGTTTGCATCTCCGGAGAATTTTCTTTGTATGGACCATTCAAAATCGATAATTGGGTTCAATGGTGTTCCACCTTTGATGAGATTGCTTAGAAGTGAAATGACGCAGCTGCACGGAGTGATCCTGCTCTGCTACCTTGCTATACACTCCGGTGATAACGAGGCTTTAGAACAAGCTAGGGTTTTGACTGCCCTTGAGGGGGCAGACCGAACTGTGGTTGCACAACATCCTGATTTGAAAGAATTGGTGTCCAAGGCCATATATCACCTCAACCTTTATCACACTGGAGTCCATCCTCAGAGGCAATCCTATGCGCCTTGA
- the LOC18609545 gene encoding copper methylamine oxidase isoform X2, protein MATLIRPVEPISDPSAAKIATTKGISIMPRAQTSHPLDPLSAAEISVAVATVRAAGATPEVRDSMRFIEVVLVEPDKHVVALADAYFFPPFQPSLLPRTKGGPLIPSKLPPRQARLVVYNKRSNETSIWTVELSEVHAATRGGHHRGKVISSKVVPNVQPPMDAMEYAECEAVVKDFPPFREAMKKRGIEDMDLVMVDPWCVGYHSNADAPSRRLAKPLIFCRTESDCPMENGYARPVEGIHVLVDMQNMVVIEFEDRKLVPLPPADPLRNYTAGETRGGVDRSDVKPLQIIQPEGPSFRVNGKFIEWQKWNFRIGFTPREGLVIYSVAYVDGNRGRRPVAHRLSFVEMVVPYGDPNDPHYRKNAFDAGEDGLGKNAHSLKKGCDCLGYIKYFDAHFTNFTGGVETIENCVCLHEEDHGILWKHQDWRTGLAEVRRSRRLTVSFVCTVANYEYGFFWHFYQDGKIEAEVKLTGILSLGALQPGETRKYGTTIAPGLYAPVHQHFFVARMDMAVDCKPGEAFNQVVEVNLKVEEPGKDNVHNNAFYAEEELLRSELQAMRDCNPLSARHWIVRNTRNVNRTGQLTGFKLVPGSNCLPLAGSEAKFLRRAAFLKHNLWVTPYAREEMYPGGEFPNQNPRVGEGLATWVKKNRSLEEADIVLWYVFGVTHVPRLEDWPVMPVERIGFMLMPHGFFNCSPAVDVPPSATDLELKDNDIATKPIQNGIIAKL, encoded by the exons ATGGCAACCTTGATCCGCCCTGTTGAGCCCATCTCGGATCCTTCCGCTGCTAAGATCGCTACTACCAAAG GAATTTCAATCATGCCAAGGGCTCAAACCAGCCATCCTTTGGATCCATTGTCTGCTGCTGAAATCTCAGTGGCAGTGGCAACTGTGAGGGCAGCTGGCGCAACCCCTgag gTGAGAGATAGCATGCGCTTTATTGAAGTGGTTTTGGTAGAACCAGATAAACATGTTGTTGCATTGGCAGATGCATATTTCTTCCCTCCTTTCCAGCCTTCATTACTTCCCAGGACAAAGGGTGGACCTCTCATTCCTAGTAAACTTCCTCCCCGACAAGCAAGACTTGTTGTGTACAACAAAAGGTCCAATGAGACAAGTATATGGACTGTTGAGTTGTCAGAAGTTCATGCTGCAACTCGAGGAGGCCACCACAGGGGCAAAGTCATTTCATCTAAAGTTGTTCCAAATGTCCAACCTCCCATG GATGCTATGGAATATGCTGAATGTGAAGCTGTTGTTAAGGACTTCCCTCCATTTCGAGAGGCAATGAAGAAGAGGGGCATTGAGGATATGGATCTTGTGATGGTTGATCCCTG GTGTGTGGGTTATCATAGCAATGCTGATGCTCCTAGCCGAAGACTTGCTAAACCACTTATCTTCTGCAGAACTGAGAGTGACTGCCCCATGGAAAATGGTTATGCTCGTCCAGTTGAGGGAATCCATGTTCTTGTTGACATGCAAAATATGGTGGTAATTGAATTTGAAGACCGTAAACTTGTTCCCCTTCCACCAGCTGATCCTTTAAGAAATTATACGGCTGGTGAAACACGGGGAGGTGTTGATCGGAGTGATGTGAAACCACTACAAATCATTCAGCCTGAAGGTCCCAGCTTTCGTGTTAATGGGAAATTTATTGAATGGCAGAAG TGGAATTTCCGGATTGGTTTCACTCCTAGGGAGGGTCTGGTAATCTATTCTGTTGCTTATGTTGATGGTAATCGTGGTCGGAGGCCTGTAGCCCATAGATTAAGTTTTGTTGAAATGGTGGTTCCTTATGGAGATCCAAATGATCCGCATTATAGGAAGAATGCATTTGATGCAGGAGAAGATGGGCTGGGTAAAAATGCACATTCTCTTAAAAAG GGTTGTGATTGTTTGGGATATATCAAGTACTTTGATGCTCATTTTACAAATTTCACTGGAGGTGTTGAAACAATTGAGAATTGTGTTTGTTTGCATGAAGAGGATCATGGGATCTTATGGAAGCATCAAGATTGGAGAACAGGTTTAGCAGAAGTTCGACGGTCAAGAAGGCTAACAGTGTCTTTTGTATGTACTGTGGCTAACTATGAGTATGGGTTTTTCTGGCATTTTTATCAG GATGGTAAAATTGAAGCTGAGGTTAAACTCACTGGGATTCTCAGCTTAGGAGCATTGCAGCCTGGTGAAACACGAAAATATGGCACCACTATTGCTCCTGGACTATATGCCCCTGTTCATCAACACTTTTTTGTGGCTCGCATGGACATGGCAGTTGATTGTAAACCTGGTGAAGCATTTAATCAA GTTGTTGAGGTGAATCTTAAAGTTGAAGAACCAGGGAAGGATAATGTTCATAATAATGCATTTTATGCTGAAGAGGAACTTCTCAGATCTGAACTGCAAGCAATGCGTGATTGTAATCCATTGAGTGCACGTCACTGGATT GTTAGAAACACAAGAAATGTCAACAGGACTGGGCAACTAACAGGTTTCAAACTAGTACCTGGTTCAAATTGTCTGCCACTGGCTGGCTCTGAGGCAAAATTTCTAAGACGTGCTGCTTTCTTGAAACATAACCTTTGGGTCACACCCTATGCACGTGAAGAAATGTATCCTGGAGGAGAGTTTCCCAATCAAAATCCACGTGTTGGGGAGGGATTAGCTACATGGGTTAAGAAGAATCGGTCATTGGAAGAAGCTGATATAGTTTTGTG GTATGTCTTTGGAGTGACACATGTTCCTCGGTTGGAAGACTGGCCTGTCATGCCAGTGGAACGCATTGGTTTTATGCTCATG CCACACGGTTTCTTTAACTGCTCACCAGCGGTTGATGTTCCTCCTAGCGCAACTGATCTGGAGCTCAAGGACAATGACATTGCAACAAAGCCTATCCAAAACGGGATAATAGCTAAGCTCTGA
- the LOC18609545 gene encoding copper methylamine oxidase isoform X1, producing the protein MASTQEKATPCCIPKTNDDVSKKTSSSSSSSSTEVLQNWSLAVGSGPVPSEDPIPKTASMATLIRPVEPISDPSAAKIATTKGISIMPRAQTSHPLDPLSAAEISVAVATVRAAGATPEVRDSMRFIEVVLVEPDKHVVALADAYFFPPFQPSLLPRTKGGPLIPSKLPPRQARLVVYNKRSNETSIWTVELSEVHAATRGGHHRGKVISSKVVPNVQPPMDAMEYAECEAVVKDFPPFREAMKKRGIEDMDLVMVDPWCVGYHSNADAPSRRLAKPLIFCRTESDCPMENGYARPVEGIHVLVDMQNMVVIEFEDRKLVPLPPADPLRNYTAGETRGGVDRSDVKPLQIIQPEGPSFRVNGKFIEWQKWNFRIGFTPREGLVIYSVAYVDGNRGRRPVAHRLSFVEMVVPYGDPNDPHYRKNAFDAGEDGLGKNAHSLKKGCDCLGYIKYFDAHFTNFTGGVETIENCVCLHEEDHGILWKHQDWRTGLAEVRRSRRLTVSFVCTVANYEYGFFWHFYQDGKIEAEVKLTGILSLGALQPGETRKYGTTIAPGLYAPVHQHFFVARMDMAVDCKPGEAFNQVVEVNLKVEEPGKDNVHNNAFYAEEELLRSELQAMRDCNPLSARHWIVRNTRNVNRTGQLTGFKLVPGSNCLPLAGSEAKFLRRAAFLKHNLWVTPYAREEMYPGGEFPNQNPRVGEGLATWVKKNRSLEEADIVLWYVFGVTHVPRLEDWPVMPVERIGFMLMPHGFFNCSPAVDVPPSATDLELKDNDIATKPIQNGIIAKL; encoded by the exons ATGGCCTCAACTCAGGAAAAGGCGACGCCTTGTTGCATTCCCAAAACCAACGACGACGTCAGCAAGAAGAcctcttcatcttcttcttcctcctctaCCGAGGTTTTGCAGAATTGGAGTCTTGCAGTCGGCTCTGGGCCAGTCCCGTCTGAGGATCCCATCCCAAAGACAGCCTCCATGGCAACCTTGATCCGCCCTGTTGAGCCCATCTCGGATCCTTCCGCTGCTAAGATCGCTACTACCAAAG GAATTTCAATCATGCCAAGGGCTCAAACCAGCCATCCTTTGGATCCATTGTCTGCTGCTGAAATCTCAGTGGCAGTGGCAACTGTGAGGGCAGCTGGCGCAACCCCTgag gTGAGAGATAGCATGCGCTTTATTGAAGTGGTTTTGGTAGAACCAGATAAACATGTTGTTGCATTGGCAGATGCATATTTCTTCCCTCCTTTCCAGCCTTCATTACTTCCCAGGACAAAGGGTGGACCTCTCATTCCTAGTAAACTTCCTCCCCGACAAGCAAGACTTGTTGTGTACAACAAAAGGTCCAATGAGACAAGTATATGGACTGTTGAGTTGTCAGAAGTTCATGCTGCAACTCGAGGAGGCCACCACAGGGGCAAAGTCATTTCATCTAAAGTTGTTCCAAATGTCCAACCTCCCATG GATGCTATGGAATATGCTGAATGTGAAGCTGTTGTTAAGGACTTCCCTCCATTTCGAGAGGCAATGAAGAAGAGGGGCATTGAGGATATGGATCTTGTGATGGTTGATCCCTG GTGTGTGGGTTATCATAGCAATGCTGATGCTCCTAGCCGAAGACTTGCTAAACCACTTATCTTCTGCAGAACTGAGAGTGACTGCCCCATGGAAAATGGTTATGCTCGTCCAGTTGAGGGAATCCATGTTCTTGTTGACATGCAAAATATGGTGGTAATTGAATTTGAAGACCGTAAACTTGTTCCCCTTCCACCAGCTGATCCTTTAAGAAATTATACGGCTGGTGAAACACGGGGAGGTGTTGATCGGAGTGATGTGAAACCACTACAAATCATTCAGCCTGAAGGTCCCAGCTTTCGTGTTAATGGGAAATTTATTGAATGGCAGAAG TGGAATTTCCGGATTGGTTTCACTCCTAGGGAGGGTCTGGTAATCTATTCTGTTGCTTATGTTGATGGTAATCGTGGTCGGAGGCCTGTAGCCCATAGATTAAGTTTTGTTGAAATGGTGGTTCCTTATGGAGATCCAAATGATCCGCATTATAGGAAGAATGCATTTGATGCAGGAGAAGATGGGCTGGGTAAAAATGCACATTCTCTTAAAAAG GGTTGTGATTGTTTGGGATATATCAAGTACTTTGATGCTCATTTTACAAATTTCACTGGAGGTGTTGAAACAATTGAGAATTGTGTTTGTTTGCATGAAGAGGATCATGGGATCTTATGGAAGCATCAAGATTGGAGAACAGGTTTAGCAGAAGTTCGACGGTCAAGAAGGCTAACAGTGTCTTTTGTATGTACTGTGGCTAACTATGAGTATGGGTTTTTCTGGCATTTTTATCAG GATGGTAAAATTGAAGCTGAGGTTAAACTCACTGGGATTCTCAGCTTAGGAGCATTGCAGCCTGGTGAAACACGAAAATATGGCACCACTATTGCTCCTGGACTATATGCCCCTGTTCATCAACACTTTTTTGTGGCTCGCATGGACATGGCAGTTGATTGTAAACCTGGTGAAGCATTTAATCAA GTTGTTGAGGTGAATCTTAAAGTTGAAGAACCAGGGAAGGATAATGTTCATAATAATGCATTTTATGCTGAAGAGGAACTTCTCAGATCTGAACTGCAAGCAATGCGTGATTGTAATCCATTGAGTGCACGTCACTGGATT GTTAGAAACACAAGAAATGTCAACAGGACTGGGCAACTAACAGGTTTCAAACTAGTACCTGGTTCAAATTGTCTGCCACTGGCTGGCTCTGAGGCAAAATTTCTAAGACGTGCTGCTTTCTTGAAACATAACCTTTGGGTCACACCCTATGCACGTGAAGAAATGTATCCTGGAGGAGAGTTTCCCAATCAAAATCCACGTGTTGGGGAGGGATTAGCTACATGGGTTAAGAAGAATCGGTCATTGGAAGAAGCTGATATAGTTTTGTG GTATGTCTTTGGAGTGACACATGTTCCTCGGTTGGAAGACTGGCCTGTCATGCCAGTGGAACGCATTGGTTTTATGCTCATG CCACACGGTTTCTTTAACTGCTCACCAGCGGTTGATGTTCCTCCTAGCGCAACTGATCTGGAGCTCAAGGACAATGACATTGCAACAAAGCCTATCCAAAACGGGATAATAGCTAAGCTCTGA
- the LOC18609543 gene encoding F-box protein At1g70590, whose product MEQKTWPDRSDGSRFTAFPLSKPSNGDGKTKLSRRSKFISKPSSSQTDGPDFSALPFDILTKIAAPFNFPNLLTASLVCKSWRDVLRPLREAMVLLRYGKRFKHGRGGFRRNLEKALDSFLKGAARGSTLAMVDAGLIYWERGQKEEAIALYQKAAALGDPAGQCNLGISYLHAQPQKHKEAVKWLHEASVGGHIRAQYQLALCLHQGLVVDRNLREAARWYLKAAEGGYVRAMYNTSLCYTFGEGLSHSRRQARKWMKRAADRGHSKAQFEHGLALFSEGEMMKAVVYLELATRSGETAATHVKNVILQQLSATSRDRAMLLADNWCALPSSR is encoded by the exons ATGGAGCAAAAAACATGGCCAGATCGATCCGATGGATCTCGATTCACTGCTTTTCCGTTGTCGAAACCTAGCAATGGAGATGGGAAGACCAAATTATCCAGGCGTTCCAAATTCATTTCAAAACCGTCGTCATCCCAAACCGACGGTCCTGATTTCTCGGCTCTCCCTTTCGACATATTAACGAAAATCGCAGCGCCGTTTAATTTCCCGAATCTTCTTACGGCGTCGCTGGTGTGCAAGTCGTGGAGGGACGTGCTTCGGCCGTTGAGGGAAGCGATGGTGCTGCTGCGTTATGGGAAGCGTTTCAAGCACGGTCGAGGCGGTTTTCGACGCAACTTGGAAAAAGCTCTCGACTCATTCTTGAAAGGCGCTGCACGTGGCTCTACTCTGGCTATGGTCGATGCGGGGCTTATTTACTGGGAAAGGGGTCAAAAGGAAGAGGCAATTGCTCTTTATCAGAAAGCCGCTGCCCTTGGCGACCCTGCTGGACAGTGCAATCTCGGAATTTCATACTTGCACG CTCAACCTCAAAAGCATAAGGAGGCTGTAAAATGGTTGCATGAAGCTTCAGTTGGGGGCCATATTCGAGCTCAATACCAGCTGGCACTTTGCCTGCATCAAGGTCTTGTGGTGGATCGAAATCTTCGAGAAGCT GCTAGATGGTATCTAAAAGCTGCTGAAGGTGGATATGTGCGTGCAATGTACAATACTTCGCTTTGTTATACATTTGGGGAAGGTTTGTCACATAGTCGTAGACAAGCAAGGAAATGGATGAAGAGGGCTGCTGATCGTGGTCATAGCAAAGCTCAATTTGAACATGGACTTGCTCTATTTTCT GAAGGGGAAATGATGAAAGCTGTCGTGTACCTTGAACTTGCTACACGTTCTGGTGAAACGGCTGCAACTCATGTCAAAAATGTAATTCTCCAGCAACTCTCAGCAACTTCTCGTGACCGTGCCATGCTTCTTGCTGACAATTGGTGTGCTTTACCTTCATCTCGCTGA